DNA from Branchiostoma lanceolatum isolate klBraLanc5 chromosome 6, klBraLanc5.hap2, whole genome shotgun sequence:
GTTTATGACGTCGCACATCCGGGTACATAAGGTCATAGTTTGCGGCTTGTGTTTTAGCACGggtaaaagtgaaagtttttagCTGTAGATCGGATTTTCGGCCGCGTTTTTtaattgtaacattttgctaTGGCCCCCAGTTCTAACAAGTGGTCTAATGAGGGAACGAGAGCTCTGATATCTATTTGGGGGGGATCAGGAGGtccagaggaaacttgatggcATCAAGGTGGCATTCATCAGAACCAGGAGGATATTTTGACCGCGTCTTTGAATAGTAAAATCTTGTTCCGGCCGCCAACTCGAGGTGCGGGATCACAACAGACTAAAtgcataatatgcaaattcGATATAGACCGTTTTCAGTGtgggtgcaagtttgcatcaCGGACGCAAAATGTGAACTGTTTCAATTCGGAATATGTCCGAAACAGTTCGAACCGTTTTATTTTTTGGAACATGAACTCACTAAGGCTAGTAGTGTAAAGGCACAGATCTGTTTATAGAAACAAGGCTGGTGTAGTGGTGCAGATCTTAACACACCTGCGACCCGTTGTTCCAGTAAACCTTGTATCCGTTGTCCTCCTTCGGGTTGTGGGACGCCGTAACCATGACGCCAGCGGAACATCCCAGGTGGAGAACACTGTAAGGCTGCAGAACAGAACAACatagattcttaatgcttgtgtcaatgggaaaaatcatttaagggaccaccaaaaagtgggcACATTGGCCAAGTAGTCCTTACACAGAGGGCTGTTTACCTAAaccctggacctgtacctgtacctgtgaaATTAGGTATTAGGTCTAGAACTAACATCTGGtgtaccagtacctgtacctaaacattgCTAAATCTGTCTAGTGGACACCTTTTTTATAGACTAAAGGTAGGTAGTCACATGTCAGAGATGACAGTTTTGATAACCTTATATCTGAAACTtgatgacaagaagaagaagatacatgtacatgtagttgaaaatgttttttcagATTCGAAAAACACAACATATAAATCCTCACACAAAGAATTTACCACAAAAATGACCGTTGGCTACGTGTTTAACTTACAGATAATTGACCAAACTTGTTTAGGTCCATGTATACAgatccggacctgtaccttgaCTGCTGTACCAGTACAGTACCTTTGCCTAATTTTTTGTTTAGGAATACCAGTAGGTAAAATAAAACAGTTTCCTCATGGGTGTAGCAGTTAATCACAGCCATTCTAACACTTAAATATGACTTACCACATATGGAGTTGGACAGATCTTGGAGAAGAGAAAGACTGGAACCTCAGCATGCAGGAATATCCCTGCAGTCAGCTGGGCAAACCTGGGAAGAAAAATCAATACTCAGGATCAACTCATGTCTCTAGtggtgtactgtaaatcatttaaaatttttgaggtggttttattaTTGCGTGGTGCCTCTCCATTGCGAAATCATGACACTGTAAATATCTGTTTTCATGCTACAATTGCGACAGTACTATACTTTACTTTGAATATAtgaccagggctcgaaattcagttttgggaataggtgcactggtgcacccaacctaaaaaattgggtgcaccaaaataattttgggtgcaccacatgaaataaagtagaatgtaactattgtaagcaaaacctaatgacaaacctaatttatactgttcctcttcatgcgcgtgaaggcacgcgatctcggcacgcagttttgaagctttcaaaatcgaagttaactcaaattctaccatcaaaatcttaaacaagtactacaacaaagatcttattattttcttacacttagatgtcaagaatatgctgtgtaCTAGTTTGCAGTggtacctttacacattaaaccgtacaaaaatatttgggtgcaccagtgcacccacagtaaaaaattaggtgcacagctccaaaattgggtgcactgggtgcacatgcacccagtatttcgagccctgatgacTCAGTATGAATATAGCACCACAAAAAAATTTCCCACGGGCACAAAATTGGTGGCATGGGAgaagattcgaacccaggacctagGGGTTTGGggtcaaacaccctaaccattacgaCAGTGTAGATGCTTGAGGTATGAAACAGATGCCAACCTTTGGCTGTTGTGTCGGCTGTCGTAACCAATGACAAGCCCTGTTTTCTGCAAGTCTGGAAACGTCTCCTGCAGGTATCGTAGAAAACCCTGGAaggacaagaaaacaaactgtTCTAAGTTTTCGGATAAGATAGCCTGAAAACACTAAGAGATATGAGTGATGAGGGTACTTGCCAGCATCGATCTGTCATTTTCCTGAGTATGATAGACAAATTTTAAGACCATGACAGACAAAGTCGGCGGGTACATAAATAGGAATATCCAAATCTGAATAAGCCATGCCCAAACGCCGACCTGGGAATTAACAAAAATTATGACAGAAATTTGTCCACgatgataacaaaaaaatatttttggatCTGTCTGTCGATGGGAATTAGGAATGGGATGTTCAAGGCcatcacaaaatgtacaaccatGTAGTTAGTACATAGTAGTTTACACACATGTTGCTGATTTGTACACAAATATTCAGACaagtatttatttatcaatctttatgTATGTATGGCAATAGTTTaaacacctgtacatgtagttcaaatcTCTAAAACATATGTAGCTACAGTTCCCTCACAGCTAACTTTAGACAGCTAAGTTTATAGACACATATATAAGATACTCTCAGTCTGACCTGCGCTGTTTGTATAATGGTGAGGTCGTTCATCTGGGAAAAACCCATTCCCATTCTGGACCGCAGACCTGAAAAACACACCCAGAAACATTTATATGTAATTCAGCAGAAAGAACAGATGCAGATTGAGAACCATCTATGTTAGAcacatatcatacatgtatattaaaaaaaaaaaaaaagcaaggaCATTCCTCTTTTGGCTGCTTCAAGATCACATTCATTAATGAGAAGATGCTACAAATTCTAGAAAgttatggttttattttcgcagttctCAAGCTAAGATGCCTCTCCACTGTTAAATCATGACATTGtgaatttgcatttttgtgcagTATTGTTTTGACCTTGAACTCAAAATGTAGCAAAAACATCCTTTCTCCTCCAaacacgaaattaaatcctggagaaaagaaaaggatttacagtatagtgcatgtgtgtttgcagCTGACATGCTCGTAAAAGCTGAAAAAGTCAGACCCACATATCTTTCTGTATATAGTGTGCACTTACGTCCTAGTTTCAACTTGCATATAGCAACTCAGCAGACATGTTAACTAAACATCTTTAACGAAAGTGTTCATCTTCATTGACATGGCCCATAAGTTAAATTAAATCCTGGAGAAAAGAAaaggatttacagtatagtgcACGTGTGTTTGCAGCTGACAAGCTCGTAAAACCAGAAAAAGTCAGACCTACATATCTCTCTGTATATAAATGTGCACTTACGTCCTAGTTTCAACTTGTAGCAACTCAGCAGACATGTCAACTAACATCTTTAACAAAAGTGTTCACCTTCATTGACATGGCtcataccgtaaaatccctatttacgtacgcacttttaaaacttttcaagttgcaagcaggtgctccaggccgacaccaaagtcggggtgcttctgctaggaggggttcttcctcggaacaatcacatatcagcatgagagtacggtacatcttcatgctaccacacaatcaatcagtaataaagaatagataatacatatatttaaattgttttatattttctaccagaaacattttctcagtaacccttcagtcggtaaacatcattggaaggatgatcatgtcaacctctaactatccactgaaatgctggagagggggtgcgtacgttaggagggtttttcccctgaacgtttcaactcactgaggcaggcccgcaatcgtccccaaatcgggggtgcgtacatTAGGAGGGGTGAGTACGTAAATTGGATTTTTACGGTAAGTTTCAACGGTGTCATTAGACACCTGGCAAACCCTTATAAGCCtcacctgcagttccaaacgccATTCGCTGGCCGAGCCTGCTCCGTATTTCATCCACATTTTTGTCAAGCACCAGCTGCTTCAGAACCCCTCGTGTAGCCTCCGTCTATGTAAACAGGTTAAAATTTTGCATCAGTCAATTTAGTGGGGCTTACGAAGAGAAAGTAAACCAAttcctgtatctgtacctgaagTTATATATAGGAACACATCCCTACGTACTgtcaatgaggttttatcaacCAACTTGGTACTGTACTACATatatatgtgactatagcactatcgtatacttaaaaccaccacgaacactctgCAAAATTGAATCGCCGtgtacttaaaggcatttacagtaaagatCTACCTTTAATATGAATATAAACCCCTGGCAAAATGTAATGGTATGAACAGTAACGTTGTATAGCGCCAACAAGTGTGTGGTTAGGACAATAAAATATAGATAGACAATAATAGTAGAATAATAACCACACACTTGTTCGCTGGCCAATGACATTACAGAATCATAATCAACTTCAAGTGGAggcacctgattggtcaatgccACCTGGCTATATGGTAAATAAAGCGTGGTTTGCTGATTGATTGACGGATTGATTCTTTTGTTGTTAATGTTTAACAAGTGGCCTTATCAACATGCTCGTGAGGTATAGGGCTCCTAATATAATTTCGTGGGAGGCACGGTGTTCAGATCATGCAGACATTTGTGAAAATAATGACCTGGCTTGACCGTTAACGAACTATGTGCCGATGTTGTCCGCAAACCGGGCGGTCACGTTCCGTCCTAAAAATTAAGGCTGACAGTGCAGTGGTATCGGTGCGACCGCACATTTCGGATTGACAGTCGCTTCAGACGACACCTTGGCTTCTCTCACGTGGCAAGAAGCTTCCACTCACCTTGTCCCAGGTCATCCACTGCCGTATCAGCCCGTCTAAGTCCGTATCACCGACAGACGGTAGAGTTTCTCCCGCTCCCGGTCCGCCCACTGACGACTCCGCCGCCATTTTTAGTAGGAACGCAGCCAAATGTAAAAATATTAACCTGTTGAACTTTCACCTCTCGTCTGGCTTATGCAATCACTGTTTGTATTTTGATGccaaaaaatgataaattgtCAGAAATATCTGCACTATGATCGTCTGTCTTGCGCAGTAGTGAAGaacaaaacatgatataacTCATCAATCATGTGTAAGAAATTAGGCAACCTGCCTTCTATTGTATTTAATATTTCATCTTACTTATTTGATAAGAAGTTGTAACTGTtaattgatttacatgtatttatctatgCATGACAAATATAGCCCAATATAGtgaatatcatatatctatTTAAACATGGCAATTTGATTATCATACCACAAGTATGTATAACTTATTATAAAGTTACTCCAAGTGCAatattaactagagttccacggcCCCATACCTTCGCTGACTGCCTTATCGGGAAGCATATTATAACGTTAATTCTTTTtcacttattatgcaaataagggcctcatttgcataaattatgtcagttgatcatcttctctacacaaatactagtaacacaTGTTGTTCAAAGTATCAAAGTCTTATCGCAAAGAAGAtttatttagtacatgtatattataaattatgtagatgaggccctcatttgcatgatttatgtctgaaaaTGTCTGCATCttcttaacttccaaatgctgcaagactGAAATCcacatcatttaccattatgcaGTTATAGTATGTTTCCAATAATTaagcaaattaggtattcatttgcataattgatatctattgatattcctctctttctcagttgtgTGTcttatatgtcacatgtttttgAGCCTTATAATGGGAGTGCAGCGTATTTATCAACTtccctcatcaattatgcaaattagctcctggactgctttacttttactACCCGAAACATAGCcttctcgacgaaggtaataaaactACATCATTTGACCAATCAAAGCACGGAATCAAAAAAGCGCCACATAGCGATTTTTGCTATAAACGCACCCCGCGTTTGTGCGCAGGTGCGATTTCTGTTCCCGCGAAAATCGTAGCTGTAAGAAAATATCACCGTACCAGTTTTGCCGAAAAGCCAGAGACAGTGGCTGCTGTGAAGGCGAACTTTTCGTCGTCAGGATGAGTCTTTGGGTGGACAAGTACCGTCCGACTTCCCTGAACAAACTGAGCTACCACACAGAACAGGCGGCGCAGCTGAAACGACTGGTGagtaaagggggaggggggcgagttAGGGCTCtttttcttactctccaagcagaggagtggttctggctgtttttttacgtgtttttaggcatttttgtcgggctttctactttgtcatgtttttttctctataaaccagacatagagattttttttctctataaaccagacatagagaagaagaaaaaacatgacaaagtagaaagcccgacaaaaacgcctaaaaactcgtcaaaaaccagccagaacctctcctctgcttggagagtatttttTTCTGAGTGGACCAAATTATGGGGGCCTGCATGCCATTTTATAGACTGTACTGTGAGCAGCCATAACCCTTGCAATTTGTATCCAAACTGCTACAATTAAAGTCGAGTGTTCAGTGTATTCTATGTAAATTTACGTTATAAATTTGGCGTGGGTTGCGTGGCATAACAGCaacgtgtttggcccagaacaaaattacaaatccggtcgtgtcaccgatcttgtgctctttggaaaggcacttaacacgactttcctgacttcactcaggtgaaaatgagtacctactagtaggttagggacgtccctcggataggacattgaATGGAGgccctgtgtttggggagagccacacccaggGCACGTTATAGAACCcgccacacctttcgaaaaagagcagggcATGCCCCGGTCTGCGATGGTCCATTAACCTAACTGCCCGCTGTGACCCGATACTTGTCAGTAATTGCCGATTTCTTGGCAGATGGACATACGTGGTCACGTAGAAGAAGAAGTGTAAAGTCCGCTTGAAAACGTAGAGGCTCTTTCTTTGTGTAGAACATTGATGGGGACCCCCCTATGCAGGCCCCCACCAATGGATGTACCCagtccaatctagcatttataAGTCACATATAAATTTAGATTATTCTTCGATTATTCAATGTGACAGCCATTGTGACACCTGACCCATGACATCTGGCCCATCACACCTGACACCTAAACTTAAAACCTGACACTTCATACCCCCTGTAGGTGCAGAATGGTGACTTCCCCCACCTACTGGTGTTCGGTCCGTCAGGCGCGGGTAAGAAGACGCGGATCATGTGTCTGCTGAGGGAGCTGTACGGAGCAGGGGTGGAGAAACTACGGATAGAACATCACAACTTCacggtacaaacaaacaaacaaacaaacaaacatcacaactTTGTAGTGAGGGTAAACACTTAACAGTATACAAACACTATATAATTATAGGAGCAAAGTGCTTttcgaaagaaagaaaaatgtgctAGATTTCCTGTAttcctcaattttttttaacgatcttgCTCAATGCAAGGCTGTAGGGGGCCACTTCTAAGCATTGAAGTTATTGACGTGATTGGTTTCAACTGAATGTGGCTAAGGTGAGACAcgttcagtttgtttgttttgaaggtttgtaggttataattggggggaaagcagtgggcaaGACTTGActagaatccatcctattctagttcCACTTTCCTCCAACAATATGTAATCACTTCCACTCGAACAGTTTTATGAGCACCATGTGACtcggagccaatcagagctctcgcctacattttgaatgaatgtTCAAATGCCAATTGTTCCTTTGTTAACTGGTGCCAGAATAGAAGTGAATCTGAGCTTGACTAGGATGGATACATTGCTAATGAAAGACTACGGATTgctattttttttcctttctcaaTTTCATAACTGCCATGACCAGTAAACTGCTTGTTTTAGACTTGTACAGAGTGTGACTACTATATGATCAACAGTACAAACTAACAGATAAGACACTTGCAAACTTGTGTTCTGGCCTGTGCTGGATaatgattgtttttgtttctgacTGTAGACCCCCTCCAAGAAGAAGATTGAAATCACCACAATCGCCAGCAACTACCACATAGAAGTGTGTCCAAGGTAAGTTTTACTCATAttcacattttgtattttttactgAGGGAAGTATATTAAGTGTTATGTTAATTGTTTATTGAGTTGTTTACTATTGTTGTTTACTGCTGTTCCATGTTGCAGTGATGCAGGTGTTCAGGACCGAGTTGTCGTCCAAGAACTCATCAAGATGGTGGCGCAGGCGCAACAGCTCGACTCCTCAACTCAGCGAGAGTTCAAAGGTCAGTGGATACCTTTTCACTGGTAGTTTAAAGATCAATAGACACCTTTATACAGCAGAAGTTGAAGCAGCCAAAAAATTTTCCCTAGCCCTCCCATTCACACATGTATGCACAAGTGACAAGGCTCTTCTCCCTATTTACATATTACACACTTCCCTAACAGCAGCCAGCCACTGAAGAAaggcagcggatgctgtctgaaacgtctgactgtttccaaattctatccagttgcttgagtgactgttactttgcatatcttattacctggatgtctaaccttcatcagtgtAGCAGCCATTTTTACTACTGTGAATGGAAGTTTTGTTTCAGTTTGTCTATctgcttgtttgcttgtgtctatagttatttgaatgcaaTAGAATGGCTGGTTTCCATGCTAGACACTTCTCccacactgacaggaagttaggtcaaaggtccaagAATGGTCCTAGAATAAATTATTTCAGTTCCTGTCGTCACTTAACTGTTATATGCATATCTGTTGTCTTATCAGATCCAGTGGGAAAAAAATGCATCAGCAAGACATTCACAAAGAAGAATATAccaaaaaattctcaaaaactACAAAGACTTCACGGATGTATGAAATCTTCGATTTTTTGTTGATTCATATCCTCAGTGGTGCTCCTGACAGAGGTGGATAGGCTGACGAAGGATGCCCAGCATGCCTTGCGGCGCACCATGGAGAAGTACGTGACGACCTGTCGCCTCATCCTCTGCTGCGAGTCCACCAGCAAGGTCATACCCGCCATCAGGAGCAGGTGTCTCGGGGTTCGAGTCCCAGCACCCTCAAACGAGCAGGTAAACCCCTGTCGCAATTCTTGAACTGAAGTCCAGGGTCTCGGGGTTTGAGTCCCAGCACGGTCAAGCGAACAAGAAAGGGTTCAAGTCCCCGCAGCAATTTTGGAACTGGTCCGAATCATTCCTACGGTCCAGAACGGGTGTCTCAGGGATCGAATCCCCGCACCGTCAAGCGAACAGAAACGTAAGGGTTCAATTCTCGGTAGCAACTCTGGAACAGGTAGGGGTTCTGGTCATTCCTATTGTTCAGAACAGGTGTCTTGGGGTTCGAGTCCTGACACTGTCAAACCAACAGGTAAGAGTTTGATTCTCGGTAGCAACTGTGGAATAGTTACGAGTCATTCCTACTGTCCAGAACTGGTGTCTCGAGGTTTGAGTCCCGGCACCGTCAAGCTAACAGGTAAAGGTTGAAAATGagtagcttcggctagggacatCTTCTCAGATGGGAGGTAAAGcttgaggtcctgtgtttgagcagggctcgaaattcatttttgggaataggtgcactggtgcacccaacccaaaaattaggtgcacagaaagaattttgggtgcaccacataaaatcaagtataatgtcagcaaaacagaattacaaagtttaacgctcttaagaacttaagaagatcaaataaagtacaacgaAAGGTTATTTTGCCTTTCTGATGcctacatttcaagaatattgtg
Protein-coding regions in this window:
- the LOC136437449 gene encoding replication factor C subunit 3-like, coding for MSLWVDKYRPTSLNKLSYHTEQAAQLKRLVQNGDFPHLLVFGPSGAGKKTRIMCLLRELYGAGVEKLRIEHHNFTTPSKKKIEITTIASNYHIEVCPSDAGVQDRVVVQELIKMVAQAQQLDSSTQREFKVVLLTEVDRLTKDAQHALRRTMEKYVTTCRLILCCESTSKVIPAIRSRCLGVRVPAPSNEQICSILQTVCKKEGLTLPPELASRVADKSGRNLRRAILMLEACKVQQYPFRPDQQVVEADWEVFLRETANAIVSQQSPRRLLEVRGRLYELLTHCIPPDVIIRGLLTELIDSCDGQLKAEVTQWAAYYEHRLQLGSKSIYHLEAFVAKFMSIYKKFLDEGMAAMML